The DNA sequence AAATACCTTCACTGGTCCCCTGTTGATGTACctttaatgtttgtttatgttcccctcagCCTctgggctcagggaacataaacaaacatggagggCATCAACCCATTAcccccttgtgaccagtgaacaacttataatgtacatgtcatatttgtacaAATAAAACGAATAACATTACATTTGTATTAATTAAACTAagagtgagttactatttatGACACAGTAACCCATGATCATCTGTGTggtgagcaaatgctttaaccattaggctactccactgaCCCTTTTAATCAAGCTATTAAACCCCTTTTCATTGATTCTATATTATTCATATGAACATCTATATTATTTATATGAACATTGATAGCATATTAATTCATATTATGTACAGAATTAAATAAAATGCAAACATATGATCCCAGAACCACTGAGACAATACACATACTCTGATATAGGGGTCAGAAGCTTTGGATCTGACATCCCGGTTCCGCAGTTCTCTGCATCGGATGACCTTGACCAGCAGAAGGTCACGATTGAAGTCATATTTGAAGGAGAGCTGTACTTCACCATTCACGTCCAATGTAGATTTCATGATAGTCGGGTCCAGCCTCTTGTAAATTCCTTTCAAAATCTTCATACTTTGCTGAAATTGATAAAGTATGTCATCTTAATGTAGCACACGTTATACACTcatgacaaaaaaatgaaaagacAATACGAAGCGGAATGTTGGGATGGATCTAAGTGTATGAAATTTAAATTGCCCACCTGtcaaaaatgatgaaaatatagcATAATAGCAATTTCCATTGTCCTTTCACTGATACAGAATACTGGTAATTCATGTCAGGAGTTACCAACCTTTAAAACAATGGTTTGGTGATATTAACACAGTGTGCAAGCTAATGAAACACAGTACTTTTAAGCTGACTACTGATGATGTATGAGCACACAGGAAGAAGACATTCTCACACTACATGAAATAGAACTATCTCAAATTACTTGGTCAAGAATCTTTTTTTCTTGCAGATTCAGTGATGCTTTCATCATACAGCTAATTGTATAACTAGGACACTAAAAGAGATGCTTATAAGTTTGAAGTGTAAATTCCCATGACATATCTACTACcaatatcaaatatttcaaacacttttTACATATTCAGTCTGCAACTGAACAAATGAATCAACATGATCAATGGAtacaccagaaaatattttgaacaggATACATTGGAATTGTGAGTACCTTATCTTGCTCATGTTGACTGAATTCTTCTTCAGTATTAACCAAGCACTTTTGAGTTCCTTGTCTAGCAGAGAGATACTGTACAATTCTTGCAATTTTTTCTGGATCTTGTCTTAGCCTCCTCTCCTCCGGCATCAGCTGATCATGTGACTGACCTGCTCCCATTGTGATGTCTTGAGACTGTTGTAAAAATGATAGTCTTGAATTATTTCAAtaccctttagcaatatttactGAACATAATATTTTGGTTAAAAGAATCTAACATAAATATACTTAAATGGCTATGTGAATACACACATATGTTGCATCACACTAGCATTCTATACTTTTGGACAACAGACTGTGACTAGGATAAATCTTGTATAAGTTAGTGACATGTTCATATCATGATCATGACAACAACGTATGTTTTTAAGACTTCTGATATCACCTACCATATGTCATGTACCAATTAAATAACTCGTGTAATCATGCATTTATCATTTGCATTGTTATGATTAACTATTATTATAAAGTGGGAAGAAAAGTATTCGGGCCCAAGTATTCCTAAAATATATCATATCCCACATTCACTGTGGAGGACAAAGCTCCTGTTGTTTGACGAAAGTACATGTACGTTGGTTTGTTACGTCACTATTCAGGCTTGCATTATGGATTTAGATCTAATCAGTGTTTAAAAACAAACCgtgatttacatgtttcacGTGTCTGTTGGCATACATTTTCTGCTGTTTGAATATGACGAAAAGGGGTAAAGTCTATCAATTACCTAGTCTGTAAATGATGGTGTCAACTTGTTTCCTGAGGCCCTATCGCTCTATGGCAGGTGCCCGCTCCGCCATATTGTTTACCGTGGAAATGGCGATGACGTCATAATAACACTATGAAAACAATAGATAGAGATTAAATATACCTCTAAGCATAAGATTAGAAACTTATTTGAGAAGTAATCACACGTGACCACCATAAAACAAAATAACTCGACCAATACAATTTGAAAGAACCCACGTAGCACGTCACGTGACCTTTCTTTTAAGAGACGCATCCATACTTCTGTGTGCAGGTGGCCTGTCCCTGGACATTCATATTGAAAATTTGCGTCTGTAAACATCTTTAAAGTTCATCAAAAGTGATCGGTGGCAACAGCGCACTATGGGGAGTACGTATACGTAATATTTTATTCCGTGATCGCGTATTTATTGTACATTATATCACATCCCTTATGCAGGCGTGAGTGTCAGTGCTTACGTGGCTCTGAAAAACGAGGTGTCGTTTTATAAAAACTCATCACCCCCACTCACCATCATCGATTGTCAAAATCTGTAGGTTGAATAACTTACTCTGATTGTTTATCTACGTGTTCTTTTTAATTTCAGTTAAGTTCCTGGAATTTGTAAAGCCGTTCTGTGCGGTTTTACCAGAAATTGCCAAACCGGATAGAAAGGTAATTATCCCAGCTGTCAACGTTCTCTAAATGCACAATCGTAACAATCCAAATATCTCTATGTCAGTAATATCGTCTTATTATTAAGACAACATATTTAAGGTGGCGATTTGATATTATGGTGTACTTTTGAACATATGGTCATCAGAGACACTTATTTCGATTGCATCATTTAACCTTTTGTCTTATTTCAAATACCCATTGCAACACTAGAATctggattgtttacaaacaacacagTAAATTACCTGTAGAATGCATTATTATCAAGAGAGAGTTTATATTTTTGCACTATGTAGTTGGCATGTAATCTCTGTGTAAGCAAAAAAATTATTTGAAATCTTGAATATTGAGGTATTTTGGTTAAAACTTCCCCTATATTTCAGATCCAATTCAGAGAAAAAGTGCTATGGACAGCGATCACACTCTTCATCTTCCTTGTCTGTTGCCAGgtatgttatatttatgttattattgtgtttgtttttctagGGTGGTGTGTACAGCTTAATAATTCATTTTTAACATATCCATTGTCATTTGAAGGAGCATTAGAAGAGATTATTGGCCTGAAATAAATGTAAGGGGTTCATGTTCCAATCAAAATGAGTTGATACTGAATGGAAACATGTAATTCTACACACAGACTTAGAAAAAGAGTAACATCGACATGAATGTCTTGAGATGATAATCTTTTCATTGTGGACAACAGATCACTACCACCTCCATCTTGTATAATGTCACAGGTGAATGTTGTGATTTAACTCTACTCATAACAACTATTTTATTTCAGATTCCCTTGTTTGGAATCATGTCTTCAGACTCAGCTGATCCCTTCTACTGGATTCGTGTCATCCTGGCTTCAAACAGAGGTGGGTTCTCCACATTCAACACTTGCCTTTTGCACCAAACATGTTATATCGGTTCAAAGCGCCAAGAATAATTACAAAAGTCTGTTGTATTCCTGTAGTTAAAGATAGCCTGTTCATGTTAATTTGACAAACCTTGTTTTGTTCATGTAGGTACATTGATGGAGTTAGGTATTTCCCCCATCGTGACATCTGGTCTGATCATGCAACTGTTGGCTGGAGCCAAGATCATTGAAGTTGGTGACACTCCTAAAGACAGAGCTCTCTACAATGGAGCAAATAAGTGTAAGTATGTTGACAATCACAGACTCGAGACTCTATCAAATTAGAATACACATTACTAAAAAAATCATTCTTAATTCAGGACGTTTTAAAGACACATCAATTATGTCCTCATTTTCAACAAGATTGTGgtaatgtttttttctttttcatccaGTGTTTGGTATGGTGATCACGGTGTGTCAGGCCATCGTGTACGTGATGACAGGAATGTATGGTGACCCTGCTGAGATCGGAGCTGGTGTCTGTCTTCTTATCATCATTCAGGTGAGTTTTGACGAAACATTTCTTACAAGGTGTCAGTGTTAACAGTGGAAACACATTACTACAAAAGAGAACCTTCAGTTTGTCTGCACAAGTTAGAACTCTCTCagtacaaaaacaaatattaacaGTAAGTTGTGGTAGAGAAAATGATATGCATGTTATAAATTTTCGATATGAATGACTGATTTGGTTAATCTAGTAGTAGCATCATCCGTGGAGGGATTATTATGGAAATACCAAGGAACTTTGATATTAATCTgtattgaattggcatttttgaatATTACCCTAGAGGTTGCCTCTTCCTCAATGGTACTTTTCAGTAGTCAAGTTTGCCTGCCTTTGTTTCAGCTGTTTGTTGCTGGTCTGATTGTGCTGCTCCTTGACGAACTCCTCCAGAAGGGCTATGGTCTGGGCTCTGGTATCTCACTGTTTATCGCCACCAACATCTGTGAGACAATTGTTTGGAAGGCATTCAGCCCTGCCACTGTCAACACTGGAAGAGGTAAGTTAGTCTTTTGACTAGTTAAGGTTTCCATGCTCTTACTGAAACACACCCAGACCATTAAGTCATCTCAACTGAGGTTAAGCTTACCTTTCAACATAACAAGGTAGTGTTGTTGTAATGATGTGTGAAGGGGGATATTGTTAAGTCTGAGATGCTGTAATATGTGATTGTTATTTACAGGCACAGAGTTCGAGGGAGCCATTATTGCCTTGTTCCACCTGTTGGCTACAAGGAACGACAAGGTCCGCGCTCTCCGTGAGGCTTTCTACAGACAGAACCTCCCCAACCTCATGAACCTTATGGCCACCATCTTTGTGTTTGCCATAGTTATATACTTCCAGGTATGTAAAACAGTGTTATTTAAGTTAATTAGGATCAACTTCTATTCCTAGTTTGCAACAGTTCCAAAATAGTGAAGATCACAGTGTGAGCATGAATATGGTGAAGGATAGTTTCTTagtttgttgtatttttaatTGCGAAATATATGTTACAATTAAGTCTATGTGATTATTTGTGCTGACAGTAAAGATAGATGTTTGTATTGACCATTGTGTTTTCAGGGATTCCGAGTGGATCTTCCTATCAAGTCGGCCCGCTACAGAGGACAGTACACGTCATACCCAATCAAGCTGTTCTATACCTCCAACATTCCCATCATCCTTCAGAGTGCCCTAGTGTCAAATCTCTACGTCATTTCTCAGATGTTGGCTACAAAGTTCAGTGGGAACTTTTTTGTCAACTTGCTTGGTGCTTGGGCTGTAAGTGTTTGGTTGCTATGATTGAAGAAACTTGCGTATTTCCATTATCCAAACTTGCATAAAGCATTATTGCATTTGTTGGTTTCAGTAAATTGTAGATAAAATATGGAACTGTGCTTAGACGAAGCAAAGACAGTTGGATAGAGTAACATTCAGATTATTGTaatgaggtaatacaagacttTAGACCAGTAGTTAAGGTCTCATACAGATTGAAGTGAACACACTCATAGCTTCAGATACGTTGTGCTTAGTTTGAGGATTCAATTTGTTTCATTACTTATTACAACTTGCTGGTTGTATATTGATTGAAATGTATGATGGGATTGTGAATATGTGTTTTTGCTGCAGGATGTTGGAGGCGGTGGCCCAGCCAGGTCTTACCCTGTAGGAGGTTTATGCTACTACCTGTCTCCACCCGAGACGTTATCACATGTAGTGGAAGATCCTATCCATGCTATTCTCTACATCGTCTTTATGTTGGGATCATGTGCATTCTTCTCTAAAACCTGGATTGAAGTCTCTGGGTCTAGTGCTAAAGATGTAAGTATCGAGTAATTATCCCCAGATGCACGGTCTGTAGTATTAGGCTCAGTCCATATGTGCgatttggaatatcttaagtGCTCACTAGATTCTAATCTTACTTGGGACCAAGGCTATTCAGCTCCATCTTAAACTACGACCTTCACCTACATTGCTTTTgctttaagtttgatttgataatttgcagCAAGGTATTATGTCACCTcggtgacaatgcttgtttttgAATTGTATGTAACAACATTCTTACCTATTTCACATTGTCAACACTCAATACATAGATGACATTAGACCATTTACAGTGGAAAGTTATCTGATTCTTAAACATCAACTTTATAGTTAAAAATGTTGGAACGACCTTGAGTAAAATGAATTATAGTGTATAAtttctgataataatgtgtTAAATTCAGCTCACTACTGTTATCATTTGTGATTATATACACAATGCTGTTTTTTTTAGGTTGCTAAGCAGCTGAAGGAACAGCAGATGGTGATGCGAGGTCACCGAGACAAGTCTATGATCAAGGAGCTCAACAGATACATCCCTACTGCTGCTGCTTTTGGTGGTCTGTGTATCGGAGCCCTCTCTGTCATGGCTGACTTCATGGGTGAGTGTGTTACACTGTCATCAGTCTTCATGTAAACAGCACCACAACAAAGCTCAGGTTTTATAAGCATTACATTGCACTGTCCCCAGAGCAGTCAGTGATATTAGAAAACActtaaaacagcataaaactcactttCACTCCCATTCTTCTGTGTTTAGAAGGGCGATGGGATGGCTGGGGGGTCTAAGTGTTCGCTCATCGCACATAAGACAGGgctcaattccccatatggatacaatctgaaaagcccatttctggtgcccccagctgtaatattgctaaaagaactGTGTAGGACTGTAGTTGCACACATTTTAGTATTATGTCAAAGTGTGCAAATGCATATCAGTTTTGAACTTTTCGCTACAACCTTTATGAAAACTCTGTAACTGCAACATTCTCAGCTTTCGACGAGCATATTGTCTCCTTGTAATTATTCCTTACAGACCTGTAACGATCTGTGGtagaacagatcttcagcaacacatgcttgccacaaaaggcaactctgcttgttctaagaggcgattaacaggatcaggtggtcaggttcgcttaCTTGTTTGAtgcgtcatcggttcccagtggcagatcgatgctcatactgtttattcttggattgtctggtccagactcaatcatttacagactgccgccatatggctggaatattatgaCTTagaactaatctcactcacttactattaCTTACACAGGATGTTAAtccagggctccagataagggctGCATCAGTGTATGTACCGATGACAAATATGCATGATGCAGTAGGAGAAACATCAGGAAACGTAGCAGATACACGCCACACCATTAATGTATGAAATCATTTATGgacatatttatctgaaaaatattgctttattgtttattgacctgtttacacaagagtaggaatgttgtggtgcatatatgaaacgaaaCATGAGATTACTTACACGCCATTACATTCCAATGAGTACTCCATCTTTTCCCAGTACTCTTATGTTGAAAAAATAAGGCGTAGGTactcctcatgttgaaaaattatctggagcctgTAATTATTGACATATTGCTTACGTCTAATAAGAAACTGattttatatattctttgttCTTTTCAGGTGCCATTGGCAGTGGAACTGGAATCTTGCTGGCTGTAACGATTATTTACCAGTACTTCGAAATTTTCGTCAAGGAACAGAGCGAAATGGGAGGCATGAGCACACTACTCTTCTAGACTTTCGGATACGGAAAAACagttaatattattattattattattctgcagCTATTTTTCAATCTGCAgcatttgtacatatttttcttGTCACATGAAACCTTGTCATTAGATGTTAAGATATCATTTGCCCTCCACGGATCTCAGTGGAATCTGTTAAGTAGACAATGATCACAGCTTGATTGTTTTAAAGATTTACATACCAAAGATATTTTATTAGGGAATAAAAATTAGAGGAAAAAAGGTTTTAAAGAAATTATATGGATAGAAATTTGTAAAACAATCACTGTGGTCATGGAAAAAAAGTTCCGTCACATTTGCAAGTAGCCTCATGACTTCATTATACTATTTTTATGGACAATATGAAGGACTATGTGAGTACAGCGACATCAAAATGTAGTTCAAGCATTTGTTATATGAAGCAAACTTTATTTTAGGTGTCCCAGAagcatttcttttgttttgaagaAAGTGTCGTATGTTGTTAGATTGGGTCGGTATGAAAGAAACATTCTGTATCATGAGTCCTCAGTGTTGAAAAAactaaaaataaaaactttgtGTAAACCTGATTTTCTTGTTATATTTGATTGCAAGGATGGTGGTCATTCACACAAGCTGTTAGTGAGGAGTGTTGGTACAATGTCCTTGTTACGAAGCAAATAAAACTCCCCACTGTACAGTtgtgccccgtttatccgaatacttgtgtttttcttgaaattgtTCGGATGATTGGATTTCCGGATATCTGAACCACAGACCATATGTAAATGCACGAAGAAATGAATACAATAGACATTGAACCTTATTGATTGATAACATCAATGCATACGTAAAATATCACACTTGCAAACGTAAAATATCACACTTGCAAACGTACATGTGGTTCTGCTCGCTTGAAGAAATGTGTCAGAGATGTTTGTACCAGCTCTTAAATAACAAAACAGTTTATCAGTGTGATTATAgtgacccacaaattgacaCACCTCAAAATTTGCTCAGTGTTACCTTGCTACTTACAGGTGATCTTTTCATGCTGTCTTCTTTCATGTTAAGGCACACAAAGCCAGTTGATATTTGCGTGTGTAAACATACTGACAGGTGATCAGCCATCTGGATATACGAGACAAATATGCTCATGATTTAGCGTTTTGTATGTAAAAATTACCATCCGGTTACTGAAACCGGGTTTCAGAATAAGTGAGGAATTTCACAACATTGAGAATTCGTTTTCTGAATATCTGAGGTACAGATAAACAAGGCATGACTGTAGTCAGTGTAACACACTGACAGTCATAATGAAGAAGCTGGACGGGCAATAAGGCTGCAGCATACAGTAGGTACTGCTCCACAAAGTCTGAAATCCCAGAACAATGTTGACGAATGGAAGCTCCCTCAGTAGAATTGTCATCCTTGACCATTGTGTAATTGCATGGGAAGATGACATTTAACAGAATATGACCCATCAGTCTGTTGATGTGCCAGGGAATGTTTGAATGTCTCACATCTGGCTAGTCGCACTTTAGGGTTGGGTGGTCACAATGTGTCACTCTGTCATAAAACAATGGCACAGATTGCTCCTAATGCAGTCAAACACCATACAACTCTCCATATCAATTCCATCAAACAACACAAACTACCCATCTACAAGACATACATATTTAATATCAATGAAAAACAGATCAATACAAATGCTGTTTTTTCTTGAAAATGTGACTGTAGTTATACTACACCATGAAGACAGGAGTGACAGAACTCATGAAACAATTCACTGTAATGAATTAATGTGACAACTTCGAAAAGACAATTTTCAACATTACTTTGACCAGCTGATTTCATGGCCAATATACCAATGCACACAAGTTGCATACATTTCAAGTGTTCTGAAGTTCATATTTCACTCAGCCCTAAGGTCCGAATGGTCAGCTGACCAAAGTATAGGTGGAATGAGACTCTTGATGAAATTCCAGGTAAGCCTGAACACTGCGAAGGTTGAAGGTCTATGTACATTCTAACCGAATGTAAGGAACATGgttatttcatgtatttgtcTTCATGGGCTGCAAGGATCTTCGCTGATGACTTGGCATCataaaacagtttgtgaatcTCATCAATGTCTTCTTTGCTTATCGATTCCTTGCCGTTTATCCTGGCTAGGATGTTGCTAGGGGTAAGTAGCTGAACAGCG is a window from the Haliotis asinina isolate JCU_RB_2024 chromosome 9, JCU_Hal_asi_v2, whole genome shotgun sequence genome containing:
- the LOC137296129 gene encoding protein transport protein Sec61 subunit alpha; its protein translation is MGIKFLEFVKPFCAVLPEIAKPDRKIQFREKVLWTAITLFIFLVCCQIPLFGIMSSDSADPFYWIRVILASNRGTLMELGISPIVTSGLIMQLLAGAKIIEVGDTPKDRALYNGANKLFGMVITVCQAIVYVMTGMYGDPAEIGAGVCLLIIIQLFVAGLIVLLLDELLQKGYGLGSGISLFIATNICETIVWKAFSPATVNTGRGTEFEGAIIALFHLLATRNDKVRALREAFYRQNLPNLMNLMATIFVFAIVIYFQGFRVDLPIKSARYRGQYTSYPIKLFYTSNIPIILQSALVSNLYVISQMLATKFSGNFFVNLLGAWADVGGGGPARSYPVGGLCYYLSPPETLSHVVEDPIHAILYIVFMLGSCAFFSKTWIEVSGSSAKDVAKQLKEQQMVMRGHRDKSMIKELNRYIPTAAAFGGLCIGALSVMADFMGAIGSGTGILLAVTIIYQYFEIFVKEQSEMGGMSTLLF